In Papaver somniferum cultivar HN1 chromosome 1, ASM357369v1, whole genome shotgun sequence, a genomic segment contains:
- the LOC113360308 gene encoding mechanosensitive ion channel protein 6-like, producing MESLKQSLTSLGSGGKNKHSSSSSAPPEKQPILLQQDNNGSVKRTEVLIKIDGGGESGDDESSSRGNQILRSSSYDFKNDNTVRGGNNEGTSLSAIAIEEFNFIQEQQQQQKQSQRLRDDPPLKLIDQFLDLQKASGEVSLDMDLEMDELVNEHKNNTSLPIIEENPYKPPPPKTSLFPTASPTLITKTAPQGIPQSSVPQPVRRRSKAASVDDYQLNLQQTKNNQNRDGGTSNDSFNRNSKFSSYKKNSNFLRTKTMKSRLMDPPPDKRSGTGRVPAKSAQLRSGFIGKSSRLMEDDEEEDPFAVEDIPDKYKKSKFFSPLVILQWVSLMLILGALVCSLTIHELSKRRLWALPLWKWEIIVFVLICGRLVSGWGIRIVVFFIERNFILRKRVLYFVYGLRKAVQNCLWLGLVLLAWQYLFDKKVARDVIKDKTNIPVYITKFLILLLVGTLLWLVKTLLVKVLASSFHVSTYFDRIQDSLFTQYVIETLSCPPIIEIQRNQEEEEQVMAEVQNLQNAGATMPADLRETAFPPMKSGKVIGSGRIKNSSKFKSGIRASGNNTPSKKDEGISIDELHRLNQKNISAWKMKRLMKIIRHGVITTLDEKIQDSCDCDEEESATTIRSEFEAKSAARKIFNNVAKPYSKFIHLEDIMRFMREEEAEKTMNQFEGATDTNRVSRKSLKKWVVNAFRERRALALTLDDTKTVVNQLHSMVNVVVCFLIGIIGVLILEIATTKFLVLISSQLLLVAFMFGNTCKMVFEAIIFLFVMHPFDVGDRCEVEDVQMVVEEMNILTTVFLRYDNQKIIYPNSVLAAKPISNIYRSPDMGDSIDFCVHVSTPVEKISTMKKRLTAYIENKREHWYPSPMIVVRDVDDLNRLKISVWLTHRMNHQDMGERYVRRALVVEEMIKVLRELDIEYRMLPLDVNVRNMPGFSSQRLPSTWTACNNF from the exons ATGGAGTCGCTGAAACAGTCACTAACATCTTTAGGTAGTGGCGGTAAAAACaagcattcttcttcttcttctgctccaccAGAGAAACAACCCATATTACTTcagcaagataacaatggttcAGTGAAGAGAACAGAAGTTCTCATAAAAATCGACGGTGGTGGTGAATCTGGTGATGATGAAAGCAGTAGCAGAGGAAACCAGATTTTGAGAAGTTCAAGTTATGATTTCAAGAACGATAATACTGTCAGAGGTGGTAATAATGAGGGTACAAGTTTATCAGCCATAGCCATCGAGGAATTCAATTTTATACaagaacagcagcagcaacaaaaacaGTCACAGAGATTAAGAGATGATCCACCATTAAAACTGATCGATCAGTTCTTAGATCTTCAGAAAGCTTCTGGTGAAGTTTCATTAGATATGGATTTAGAGATGGATGAACTTGTTAACGAGCATAAAAACAATACTAGCTTACCAATTATTGAAGAAAACCCAtataaaccaccaccaccaaaaaccTCATTATTCCCTACTGCTTCTCCTACATTAATCACCAAAACTGCTCCACAAGGCATTCCTCAATCGTCTGTTCCTCAACCAGTTAGGAGAAGAAGTAAAGCAGCATCTGTGGATGATTACCAACTGAATTTACAGCAAACAAAAAACAATCAGAATCGTGATGGAGGTACTTCAAATGATTCTTTTAATAGGAACTCAAAATTTTCTTCCTATAAGAAGAACTCAAATTTTTTGAGGACTAAGACTATGAAATCAAGATTAATGGATCCTCCACCAGATAAGAGATCAGGGACAGGGAGAGTACCAGCAAAATCAGCGCAATTAAGATCTGGGTTTATAGGTAAATCATCAAGACTaatggaagatgatgaagaagaagatcctTTTGCTGTAGAGGACATCCCAGATAAGTATAAGAAATCAAAGTTTTTTAGTCCTTTAGTTATTCTCCAATGGGTTAGTCTTATGTTAATCTTGGGTGCATTAGTTTGTTCACTTACTATTCATGAACTTAGTAAGAGGAGACTGTGGGCGCTTCCTCTATGGAAATGGGAGATAATAGTATTTGTTTTGATTTGTGGGAGATTGGTTTCTGGCTGGGGAATTAGAATTGTTGTTTTCTTCATTGAGAGAAACTTTATTTTAAGGAAaagggttttgtattttgtttATGGGTTGAGAAAAGCTGTGCAGAATTGTCTATGGCTAGGTCTGGTTTTATTAGCTTGGCAGTACTTGTTTGATAAAAAAGTTGCTAGAGATGTGATCAAGGATAAAACCAATATACCGGTTTACATAACCAAGTTTTTGATCCTTTTGTTAGTGGGTACATTGTTATGGCTAGTGAAGACTCTTCTGGTGAAGGTTTTGGCTTCATCTTTTCATGTAAGCACTTACTTTGATCGAATTCAAGATTCATTGTTTACCCAGTATGTGATTGAGACATTATCATGTCCGCCGATAATTGAGATTCAGCGTAaccaggaagaagaagaacaagtaaTGGCTGAAGTGCAGAATCTTCAGAATGCGGGAGCTACTATGCCAGCTGATCTTAGGGAAACAGCTTTTCCACCAATGAAGAGTGGGAAGGTTATTGGAAGTGGGAGAATTAAAAATAGTTCTAAGTTTAAAAGTGGTATTAGAGCCTCAGGAAATAATACTCCAAGTAAAAAAGATGAGGGTATTTCCATTGATGAATTGCACAGATTGAACCAGAAAAATATCTCTGCTTGGAAAATGAAGCGGTTGATGAAGATAATTCGTCATGGCGTAATAACTACACTTGATGAGAAGATTCAAGATTCTTGTGATTGTGATGAGGAGGAGTCAGCAACGACAATCAGAAGCGAATTCGAAGCCAAGTCTGCAGCAAGGAAGATATTCAACAATGTGGCTAAGCCCTATTCCAA GTTTATCCACCTCGAGGATATAATGCGCTTCATGAGAGAAGAGGAAGCCGAGAAGACTATGAATCAATTTGAAGGAGCCACAGACACCAACAGAGTCAGCAGGAAATCTCTGAAAAAATGGGTG GTTAACGCTTTTAGGGAGAGAAGAGCCCTTGCCTTGACTCTCGATGACACAAAAACGGTCGTAAACCAACTCCACAGCATGGTGAATGTTGTTGTGTGCTTCCTTATAGGGATTATCGGGGTTctcatacttgagatagcaaccaccAAGTTTCTAGTCCTCATCAGTTCTCAACTTCTTTTGGTGGCTTTCATGTTTGGAAACACCTGCAAGATGGTATTCGAAGCTATTATCTTCTTGTTTGTGATGCATCCTTTTGATGTTGGTGATAGGTGTGAAGTTGAAGATGTTCAG ATGGTTGTGGAAGAGATGAACATCCTTACTACTGTGTTTTTAAGATATGACAACCAAAAGATTATATACCCAAACAGTGTTCTTGCCGCCAAGCCGATCAGCAATATATATCGAAGTCCAGATATGGGTGATTCAATCGACTTCTGTGTCCACGTCTCAACTCCGGTGGAAAAGATCTCTACCATGAAAAAGCGACTGACAGC gtatattgaaaacaaaagagaACATTGGTACCCTTCACCAATGATTGTAGTGAGAGATGTGGACGATTTGAACAGGCTCAAAATATCAGTATGGTTGACACACCGAATGAACCATCAAGACATGGGGGAGAGGTACGTGAGAAGGGCTCTCGTAGTAGAAGAGATGATTAAAGTCCTCAGGGAACTAGACATTGAGTACCGTATGCTGCCTCTTGACGTTAATGTCAGAAATATGCCTGGTTTTTCCTCCCAACGTCTTCCCTCGACTTGGACTGCTTGCAACAATTTCTAA